The Arachis hypogaea cultivar Tifrunner chromosome 16, arahy.Tifrunner.gnm2.J5K5, whole genome shotgun sequence genome contains a region encoding:
- the LOC112757490 gene encoding uncharacterized protein codes for MANQIAALANTRIDNNNDRREQPEDEEHQFDPTHISETIRVKDARPPRNEEAWPSQNEHGKPENEDTEPDNAVGLFTAKVMNFKLPRIFTLPPTLTAFNGLGDPKKYLKIFKFIMIVNGVFDSILCRYFSSYLDGHTLDWFCSLPADSISHFRQLVKLFEDHFVGSAIYLHNSDYLNTIKQGQNESLKDYMTLFTKIAMSIPDLHPEVLLHAIKSGLRPEKFQETIAVAKLNTLAEFREKAKGQMDIEELQQGRKGTNLSTKMKRDDIIKEILNSKMIKPPQKADTYQEVKNVDKSKYCTFHQKHGHTTDECVIAKDLLEQLTKD; via the exons ATGGCAAATCAGATTGCTGCATTAGCAAATACTCGGATTGATAACAATAATGATCGTCGTGAACAACCAGAGGACGAAGAGCACCAATTTGATCCGACGCACATTTCTGAGACAATTCGAGTTAAAGATGCTCGGCCTCCACGGAATGAAGAAGCTTGGCCCTCGCAAAACGAGCACGGGAAACCAGAAAATGAGGATACCGAGCCTGATAACGCTGTGGGGCTATTCACAGCCAAAGTTATGAATTTCAAGCTACCAAGAATATTCACTCTCCCACCGACCTTAACCGCTTTCAATGGGTTAGGAGACCCGAAGAAATAcctcaaaattttcaaattcataatgATCGTAAATGGTGTTTTCGATTCCATCTTATGTCGTTATTTTTCATCTTATTTAGATGGCCATacacttgattggttttgttctttgcctgcaGATTCTATCTCTCATTTTCGGCAGCTAGTGAAGCTTTTTGAGGATCACTTTGTTGGATCCGCAATCTACTTACATAACTCGGACTACCTGAACACAATCAAACAAGGCCAGAATGAAAGTTTAAAGGACTACATGACTCTCTTTACAAAAATCGCCATGAGCATACCAGATCTCCACCCTGAGGTACTTTTGCATGCCATCAAGAGTGGACTCCGACCAGAGAAATTCCAAGAAACAATTGCAGTAGCCAAGCTAAATACTCTGGCCGAGTTCCGGGAAAAAGCAAAAGGACAAATGGATATTGAGGAGCTTCAACAAGGTCGAAAGGGGACAAACCTCAGTACAAAGATGAAG AGGGACGACATCATCAAAGAAATCCTCAACTCCAAGATGATCAAGCCTCCGCAAAAAGCCGACACCTATCAAGAGGTAAAAAATGTCGACAAATCCAAATATTGCACTTTCCATCAGAAGCACGGACACACCACTGACGAATGCGTTATCGCCAAGGACCTCCTAGAGCAACTGACGAAGGATTAA